From a region of the Terriglobia bacterium genome:
- the recR gene encoding recombination mediator RecR — protein sequence MSKFAEPMARLIEELKKLPGVGSKSAQRLAFHILRSGEADAEALAGAIRDVKEKLHLCSVCNNITDVDPCSYCSSATRNQRLVCVVEEPTNIAAIEKTRHFNGVYHVLHGSISPLQGVGPEQLRISNLMKRIDHGEVDEVIVATNPTVEGEATAVYLSKAIRRPNVKVTRIAMGIPVGSDIEYADEVTMLKAMEGRREI from the coding sequence GCTCGACTCATCGAAGAGCTGAAGAAGCTGCCGGGGGTGGGGTCGAAGAGCGCGCAGCGGCTTGCCTTCCACATCCTGCGCTCGGGGGAAGCGGACGCGGAGGCGCTGGCCGGTGCCATCCGCGACGTCAAGGAAAAGCTCCACCTCTGCTCGGTGTGCAACAACATCACCGACGTCGATCCCTGCAGCTACTGCTCGAGTGCCACGCGCAACCAGCGTCTGGTGTGCGTGGTCGAGGAACCCACCAACATCGCGGCGATCGAAAAGACGCGCCACTTCAACGGCGTGTACCACGTGCTGCACGGCTCCATCTCGCCGTTGCAGGGCGTGGGTCCGGAGCAGCTCCGCATCTCCAACCTGATGAAGCGCATCGACCACGGCGAGGTGGATGAGGTCATCGTCGCCACCAACCCCACGGTCGAAGGAGAGGCCACCGCGGTCTACCTTTCGAAAGCGATCCGGCGACCGAACGTGAAGGTCACACGTATCGCCATGGGCATCCCCGTCGGCAGCGACATCGAGTACGCCGACGAGGTCACGATGCTGAAGGCGATGGAGGGCAGGCGGGAGATCTAG
- a CDS encoding oligopeptide transporter, OPT family, whose translation MPAVRVTHITVSGAKASYPLGLPPLPLQDGGPRVSTIAPPPTERNPEVRPSVAVDAETTSLPANAYEPLKPGESYQPLVPPAARLPELTTRSIAWGIVLCVIFTVASAYSGLKVGQVMESAIPISILTIGLARMYKRRSSVLENVIVTGLGGIAGSVVAGAIFTLPALYILKLDPHPLQTIFICVAGGCLGVLFLIPLRRYFVRDMHGHLPYPEATAITEVLVTGERGGAQAKLLLQATAIAGVYDFFVTTFQVWKEYVDFQFVPVIRALNERARMVFSFDAIGFILGLGYVMGLRSSMILCAGGVLSNFVLVPVIWFIGSHLDSAVYPAAIPISKMTAVQIYRSYVRFIGVGAIATAGIFGIIKSLRIVAGSLGIALRVFQHGEAAAPERTDRDVSMIGILLGIVLSALGVAAFLGHLPVSWTVVGIGLALTLIFSFFFTSVAANAIATVARNPVSGMTMLTIIISSVVLLRFGVSGTTGMFFVMAIAGIVCTALAVSGQAITDLKTGYWLGSTPAAQEKIKFAAVVAAAIAAGLTIVMLARTFQFGEALGGDIRPVLASPQASIMKALVEGFMSHQPVAYLLFGTGAMIAVMLEMLGQPSLIFALGMYLPLELNTPALVGGFLSHFLNKRAEQSGGEQGKSIRERGVIIASGLMAGGALGGVLGAALRLLPAYREDLIRTPFYSSEPVSQTVSAVLFVGLCVYVWFGSLKRKKGLQWSK comes from the coding sequence ATGCCCGCTGTGCGTGTGACACACATCACTGTGAGCGGTGCGAAGGCTTCCTATCCTCTAGGGTTGCCACCGCTCCCCCTGCAGGACGGAGGTCCTCGCGTGTCCACCATCGCACCACCACCCACCGAACGGAACCCGGAAGTGCGACCATCCGTCGCGGTTGATGCCGAGACGACATCGCTTCCCGCAAATGCGTACGAACCGCTGAAGCCCGGAGAGTCGTACCAGCCGCTTGTTCCACCCGCAGCCCGGCTGCCGGAACTCACCACGCGATCGATCGCCTGGGGCATTGTGCTCTGCGTGATCTTCACCGTGGCGTCGGCCTACTCCGGCCTCAAGGTCGGGCAGGTCATGGAATCCGCTATCCCGATCTCCATCCTGACGATCGGCCTGGCGCGTATGTACAAGCGGCGTTCCAGCGTGCTCGAGAACGTGATCGTGACCGGGCTGGGCGGCATTGCGGGATCGGTGGTGGCAGGCGCCATCTTCACTCTCCCGGCGCTGTATATCCTCAAGCTCGATCCACATCCCCTGCAGACCATCTTCATCTGTGTTGCAGGCGGCTGTCTGGGTGTCCTCTTCCTGATTCCGCTGCGGCGCTACTTCGTGCGCGACATGCACGGTCATCTCCCCTATCCCGAGGCAACCGCGATCACCGAGGTGCTGGTCACGGGGGAGAGGGGCGGGGCACAGGCGAAACTGCTCTTGCAAGCCACGGCCATCGCCGGCGTCTACGATTTCTTCGTTACCACCTTCCAGGTGTGGAAGGAGTACGTGGACTTCCAATTCGTGCCTGTGATCCGCGCGCTGAATGAGCGCGCCCGCATGGTGTTCAGCTTCGACGCCATCGGATTCATCCTCGGGCTTGGCTACGTCATGGGCCTGCGGAGTTCCATGATCCTGTGCGCGGGCGGCGTGCTGTCCAACTTCGTGCTGGTGCCGGTGATCTGGTTCATCGGCAGTCACCTGGATTCGGCGGTGTATCCCGCTGCCATCCCCATCTCGAAAATGACGGCGGTGCAGATCTACCGCAGCTACGTGCGCTTCATCGGCGTGGGCGCCATCGCCACGGCCGGCATCTTCGGCATCATCAAATCGCTGCGGATCGTTGCCGGATCGCTCGGGATCGCGCTGCGCGTCTTCCAGCATGGAGAAGCTGCGGCGCCGGAACGCACCGACCGCGACGTATCCATGATCGGCATCCTGCTGGGGATCGTGCTCAGCGCCCTGGGCGTCGCAGCTTTCCTGGGACATCTGCCGGTTTCGTGGACGGTGGTGGGCATCGGGTTGGCCCTTACGCTGATTTTCTCCTTCTTCTTCACCTCGGTGGCCGCGAACGCGATCGCGACCGTCGCCCGCAATCCAGTCTCCGGGATGACCATGCTCACAATTATCATCTCGTCGGTGGTGTTGTTGCGCTTCGGCGTCTCAGGAACGACGGGCATGTTCTTTGTCATGGCCATTGCGGGTATCGTGTGCACGGCATTGGCGGTTTCGGGACAGGCGATCACGGACCTGAAGACCGGCTACTGGCTGGGCTCGACGCCGGCGGCGCAGGAGAAGATAAAATTCGCCGCCGTGGTCGCGGCCGCCATCGCCGCCGGCCTGACCATCGTGATGCTGGCCCGCACCTTCCAATTCGGCGAAGCGCTTGGCGGCGATATCCGCCCGGTGCTGGCTTCCCCGCAGGCGTCGATCATGAAAGCGCTGGTGGAAGGCTTCATGAGCCACCAGCCGGTCGCGTATCTATTGTTCGGAACGGGCGCCATGATCGCCGTCATGCTGGAAATGCTCGGACAGCCGTCGCTGATCTTCGCTCTCGGAATGTACCTTCCGCTCGAGCTGAACACGCCGGCGCTGGTGGGAGGCTTTCTGTCGCACTTCCTGAACAAGCGTGCGGAGCAGAGCGGTGGCGAGCAGGGCAAGTCGATCCGCGAGCGCGGCGTGATCATCGCTTCGGGGCTGATGGCGGGAGGTGCCCTCGGAGGCGTACTGGGCGCGGCCCTTCGCCTGCTTCCGGCGTATCGTGAAGATCTGATCCGCACGCCGTTCTATTCCTCCGAGCCGGTGTCGCAGACTGTCTCGGCTGTGTTGTTCGTGGGACTCTGCGTGTACGTCTGGTTTGGATCGCTCAAGAGAAAGAAGGGACTGCAATGGAGCAAGTAA
- the amrB gene encoding AmmeMemoRadiSam system protein B, translating into MKALKLISYTVISLIFLAALAPDAPTVRPPAVAGSFYPADPKALTAMVDGFLARVDQPATAEPILAMVAPHAGYPFSGPVAAYSYAQLKGRKISRVVVIAPSHYESFPFVAAYDGDAYRTPLGEIPVDKQFVKELAKATPVVQISSRGHAPAAHGGEHALEVELPFLQRVLGEFTLVPLVMGDQSFDQDRSLGLALAKLIHGPETLIVASSDLSHYHPQQDAAQMDRKMLKALEEWDYRALSRNIDARVWEACGGGPIIAAMIAAEKLGANHAQVLKYATSGDTSGDKGRVVGYAAIAFTRAAHAGTAEKFSLTAQERAELLNIARQAVRAAVLERKRYEPPTPKSDALLQERGAFVTLKRRGELRGCIGATVAQKPLYVTVRDVAVYAALQDPRFPPVSAAEFNDLEFEVSVISPFRRVLDVREVRVGEHGLLVRRGRNEGLLLPQVPIEQKWDRHTFLEKCCHKAGLDADAWKDSGTDIFVFTALVFSDADQQRRER; encoded by the coding sequence ATGAAAGCGCTCAAGCTCATCTCCTATACAGTCATATCTCTCATTTTCTTGGCAGCACTTGCGCCGGATGCACCGACGGTGCGTCCGCCGGCGGTTGCGGGCAGCTTCTATCCCGCCGATCCAAAGGCGCTCACGGCGATGGTGGATGGCTTTTTGGCGCGAGTGGACCAGCCAGCCACGGCGGAGCCCATCCTGGCCATGGTGGCGCCGCATGCCGGATACCCCTTTTCCGGACCCGTCGCCGCCTACAGCTACGCGCAGCTGAAGGGACGCAAGATCAGCCGTGTGGTGGTCATCGCCCCATCCCACTATGAATCCTTCCCCTTCGTCGCTGCTTACGATGGCGACGCGTACCGCACGCCCCTGGGCGAGATCCCGGTGGACAAACAATTCGTGAAGGAACTGGCGAAGGCCACACCCGTGGTGCAGATCTCCAGCCGCGGACATGCGCCGGCGGCGCACGGCGGCGAGCATGCGCTGGAAGTCGAGTTGCCGTTCCTGCAGAGAGTCCTCGGGGAGTTCACCCTCGTGCCGCTGGTGATGGGCGACCAGAGCTTCGACCAGGACCGCTCCCTCGGCTTGGCCCTCGCCAAGCTGATCCATGGGCCGGAAACTCTCATCGTGGCCAGCTCAGACCTTTCCCACTATCACCCGCAGCAGGACGCGGCGCAGATGGACCGCAAGATGCTCAAGGCGCTCGAGGAGTGGGACTACCGCGCGCTTTCCCGCAACATCGATGCGCGGGTCTGGGAAGCGTGTGGAGGCGGACCGATCATCGCCGCGATGATCGCGGCCGAGAAACTCGGCGCCAACCATGCGCAGGTGCTCAAGTACGCCACCAGCGGCGATACGAGTGGGGACAAGGGACGTGTGGTCGGGTATGCCGCGATCGCTTTCACCCGGGCAGCGCACGCCGGCACTGCGGAGAAGTTCTCGCTCACCGCGCAGGAGCGCGCCGAGCTGCTGAACATCGCCCGGCAAGCGGTGCGGGCGGCGGTGCTCGAGCGGAAGCGCTATGAGCCTCCGACGCCGAAATCCGATGCGCTCTTACAGGAGCGCGGCGCATTCGTGACGCTCAAGCGCCGAGGCGAATTGCGGGGATGTATCGGCGCTACAGTGGCGCAGAAGCCGTTGTACGTGACGGTCCGTGATGTCGCCGTCTACGCAGCATTGCAGGACCCGCGGTTTCCTCCCGTCTCGGCGGCCGAGTTCAACGATCTCGAATTCGAAGTGTCCGTGATTTCTCCCTTCCGCCGCGTTCTCGATGTCCGCGAGGTTCGGGTGGGCGAGCACGGCTTGCTGGTCCGGCGGGGGCGCAACGAAGGTCTTCTGCTGCCACAGGTCCCGATCGAGCAGAAGTGGGACCGCCACACCTTCCTCGAAAAGTGCTGCCACAAGGCCGGCCTGGACGCGGATGCCTGGAAGGACAGCGGCACCGACATCTTCGTGTTCACGGCGCTGGTCTTCAGTGACGCCGACCAGCAGCGCCGAGAGCGCTAG
- a CDS encoding fused MFS/spermidine synthase, with protein sequence MAAPSQVVLTGPSRGVRCALLLIGGTAVTAQIVLLRELLSLFQGNEFSIGVMLAVWLLGTAFGSGLLGRLTSGMKRDRQFVAGLQVVSAAALALAICVVRYSRVVVPAVPGEVLGPGRMFLTSVVALGIFCPISGLLFTVASRWYMQEIAASPAAATGYAYMLESLGAAGGGVLASFVLLPYLSTFQIAVLVAAASLLVAVWIATGPRPALTLTLLLLLCSALAWRSTPGWEAASLSRQWPGLQLVEAVTSRYGNLAVLDAGGTRSVAQSGVILFTSADLEAAEEAVHFALLQHPDPRAVLLVGGGVNGSAMQVMQHPSVERLDYVELDPRIVALAERHFPAEWARIRQDPRIHVHALDGRAFLRTTRQKFDVIILNLPEPRTAQLNRFYTREFFGEASAALNPGGVLGFQLPAAENYLNPVRAAFFQCIQQTLRQSFAEVRIIPGDTLHFLASNQPGRLTTDARLLAQRIQERHLRTAYVRDYFLSFRLTAERIADMDQQTAPLPGTPANRDFAPVAYYLDVAAWSTHFDRSYATPFSALTHVGFASLVAALAGATAFCMAVLAVLPRSRRVAAGAALCVATMGMTMLALEVFLLLGFQAVYGYVFHQLAVIIAGFMLGLAAGTWLARRGHPLTQASMLRRAIVIQLAAAAISLVLWAALFGLAEVRDPRYLPLITQAAFPLMAAVCGLVGGSQFPLASGSFFLSTDGRNAGALYAVDLVGSCVGALGVSVFLLPVFGLGRTAVLIALSNISAAAVAASALGAAGRRH encoded by the coding sequence ATGGCCGCTCCCAGCCAAGTCGTCCTTACCGGTCCTTCGCGCGGGGTGCGTTGCGCGCTCCTGCTGATCGGTGGCACCGCCGTGACGGCACAGATCGTGCTGCTCCGGGAGCTCCTCTCACTCTTCCAAGGCAATGAGTTTTCCATCGGGGTGATGCTGGCCGTCTGGCTGCTGGGGACGGCATTCGGAAGCGGGCTGCTCGGCCGCCTGACATCCGGCATGAAACGCGACCGCCAGTTCGTGGCGGGGTTACAGGTGGTGTCCGCGGCGGCCCTGGCGCTGGCTATCTGTGTCGTCCGCTACAGCAGGGTCGTCGTGCCCGCCGTCCCCGGCGAGGTGCTCGGCCCGGGACGCATGTTCCTGACCTCCGTCGTCGCCCTGGGAATTTTCTGTCCGATCTCCGGACTGCTTTTCACCGTCGCCAGCCGCTGGTACATGCAGGAGATCGCAGCCTCGCCCGCGGCCGCCACTGGCTATGCCTACATGCTGGAATCGCTGGGCGCCGCAGGCGGCGGAGTGCTCGCCAGCTTCGTGTTGCTTCCCTACCTTTCCACCTTCCAGATCGCGGTTCTGGTGGCAGCCGCTAGCCTACTGGTCGCGGTGTGGATCGCGACCGGACCGCGGCCTGCACTCACGCTGACTTTGCTCCTCCTGCTGTGCTCTGCCCTGGCCTGGAGATCGACGCCTGGTTGGGAGGCGGCTTCCCTATCCCGCCAGTGGCCCGGGTTGCAGCTGGTGGAAGCCGTGACTTCGAGATACGGTAACCTGGCCGTGCTCGACGCCGGCGGGACGCGCAGCGTGGCCCAGAGCGGGGTCATCCTGTTCACCTCCGCTGACCTGGAGGCCGCGGAGGAGGCAGTCCACTTCGCGCTGCTGCAACATCCCGATCCGCGCGCGGTACTGCTGGTGGGTGGAGGTGTGAACGGGAGCGCGATGCAGGTCATGCAGCATCCCTCGGTGGAGCGGTTGGACTATGTCGAACTCGACCCGCGGATCGTTGCACTCGCCGAGCGCCATTTCCCGGCCGAGTGGGCGCGCATCCGGCAGGATCCGCGCATCCATGTCCATGCCCTCGATGGCCGCGCCTTCCTGCGCACCACCAGGCAGAAGTTCGACGTGATCATCCTTAATCTCCCGGAGCCGCGGACCGCCCAGTTGAACCGTTTCTACACGCGCGAGTTCTTCGGCGAAGCCTCCGCCGCGCTGAATCCAGGCGGAGTGCTCGGTTTCCAGCTGCCCGCTGCGGAGAACTACCTCAACCCTGTCCGCGCTGCATTTTTCCAGTGCATCCAGCAGACGCTGCGCCAGAGCTTCGCCGAGGTGCGGATCATTCCCGGGGATACGCTTCACTTCCTCGCTTCGAACCAGCCGGGACGTCTGACCACCGATGCGCGCCTGCTGGCCCAGCGCATCCAGGAGCGGCATCTGCGGACGGCGTACGTCCGCGATTACTTCCTTTCCTTCCGGCTGACGGCCGAGCGCATCGCAGATATGGACCAGCAGACCGCGCCGCTGCCCGGCACGCCGGCGAATCGTGATTTCGCTCCCGTGGCCTACTACCTGGACGTGGCGGCGTGGAGCACCCACTTCGACCGCTCCTACGCGACGCCCTTCTCCGCTCTCACACACGTCGGATTCGCTTCCCTGGTGGCGGCCCTGGCCGGCGCAACCGCGTTCTGCATGGCCGTTCTGGCGGTGCTCCCACGCTCGCGCCGCGTCGCGGCCGGCGCCGCCCTCTGCGTCGCCACCATGGGCATGACCATGCTGGCCTTGGAAGTGTTCCTCCTGCTGGGATTCCAGGCAGTCTACGGCTATGTCTTCCACCAATTGGCGGTGATCATCGCGGGATTCATGCTGGGCCTGGCGGCGGGGACGTGGCTGGCCCGGCGCGGACATCCCCTGACCCAGGCATCGATGCTCCGCCGTGCCATCGTGATCCAGTTGGCGGCCGCGGCGATTTCGCTCGTGCTATGGGCCGCTCTGTTCGGGCTGGCGGAGGTCCGCGACCCGCGGTATCTGCCGCTGATCACTCAGGCGGCATTTCCCCTGATGGCCGCAGTGTGCGGGCTCGTTGGCGGCAGCCAGTTTCCCCTCGCCAGCGGGTCGTTCTTTCTCTCCACCGACGGCCGCAACGCGGGCGCCCTCTATGCCGTGGACCTGGTGGGTTCCTGCGTGGGCGCGCTGGGTGTGAGCGTGTTCCTCCTTCCCGTCTTCGGGTTGGGCCGGACCGCCGTCCTCATCGCCCTGTCCAACATAAGTGCGGCGGCGGTTGCGGCTAGCGCTCTCGGCGCTGCTGGTCGGCGTCACTGA